The nucleotide window AGAGGCGGCTGTTGTATTTTATCTCTTCATTGCAGTAGAAACGTCGGCGATCGATGGTCGAAAAGTTGAGAAAGCCGAAATCGACCGGCTTTTTGACTTTATAGGCATGGCCGTCGGTGAGAAATATCCAGGAAACATGCGTCTGGACCATTTCGACCTTGCTGGTAGGCTCGGGGTAGGCATCGGGTTTCAAGAGGGATTTTAGTATGGATCGTATCACGGCCGCGCCTCGCACTGTTTTTGAAGACTATCATCAAACAAGGCCATCCGCAAGCTTCCGGGCACCATCATAATCGTTTGACGCAAACAGGTATCCATGGTAATTTTTAATACATTTCCCACCCGAATGGACCTACGCCGAGATGCCATTTCTACTGATCATACTGCTGTGTACCCTTTCAATTTCCTCGTGCGCCACCGCCGGGAGCCCAGTATCTACCCAAACAGTCTCATCACCCGCTGTTCAAGATGATCATGCCCGGGCTCTCTATCTTTATTCCCGCGCCCGCCTGGCCACCCACGAGAGCGATTACCCGACCGCATTGACCCTTCTGCGGGAAGCCATGGAGCTCGAACCATCTTCAGCCTTTTTGCAGACAGCCATGGGGGAGATCAAGCTCAAAATCGGCCAGGCGCAGGAGGCGCTCGAATATTTTAACAAAGCGATTCAACTCGATCCTGAGGCCCGGGAGCCCTATCTCATGGCAGGGGTGCTGATGGCTTCGGCCGGACGCGATCAGGAAGCGGTCGAGCTGTTGCGTAAGGCCGTCAAACTGGATCCGACCAAAGAGGATGCCTACCTGCAACTGGTAATTTCGCTGACCCGTCTGTTCGAGTACGAGGAAGCGGTCAATACCCTGAAGTCCTTGGTGAAATTGAAACCCGATTCCGTCCTGGCCTATTATTATCTTGGACGCACTTATAGCCAGATGAAGCTCTACCGGGAGGCAATCGGTTTCTACAAGAAAACCCTGGAGATCAGGCCCGATTTCAGCCAGGCGGCCATTGACATGGCGGCCTCCTACGAGGCGCTCGGAGATTATCCGCAGGCCATCGAGGTGTATCGCAGCATACTGGACGAAGACGAGAATCGAGCCGTCGTTCTTCAGCGGCTGATACAGCTGCTGATCCAGCAGCGCAGGTTCGATGAGGCACTGGAGTATCTCGAAGTTGCGGCGCAATCAGGCCTGGGTGGCCAGGAAACGTTGCGGAAGATCGGTCTGATTCACATCGAGTTGGAACAGTACGATCAGGCAATCGCGGTCTTCACCGACCTGCTCCAAAAGGACCCGGCAGCCCACCCCATCAGGCTTTATCTCGGTATCGCCTATGAAGAGAAGGGGGATCTGGATCGGGCTTACGCCGAGTTTGAGAAGATTCCGCAGGGATCTCCCGCGTACCTGGAAGCAATCGGCCATATCGCGTTTATTCTTCAGGAAAAGGGGGAAACCGCCTCAGCCGAAAAGATCCTGAAGGACGCCATTGCCGTTGATCCGCGCAGTATTGAGTTGTACCTCTATCTGGCCTCGCTGTATGAAACGGTCGGCAAGCCGGAAGCGGCACTCGATCTGCTCAAAAAGGAAAACACACGCTTTGCCGATGACCCGCGCCTGCATTTCCGGCTCGGAGTGCTCATGGACAAATTGGGGCACAAGCAGGAATCGATGGCGGAGATGAAGCAGGTTCTCAAACTGAACCCAAAGGATGCGCAGGCCCTCAATTTTCTCGGATACTCCTACGCGGAACTGGGTGAAAACCTTGATGAGGCGCTCGAATATCTCAAACAGGCAGTGGAAATACGCCCCAATGACGGCTTCATTCTCGACAGCCTCGGCTGGGTCTATTTCAAAATGAAGAATTTCGACCAGGCGGTTCGCTATCTTGAGGAGGCCAGTCGCCTTGCGGATGACGACTCGACCATTCTGGAGCACCTTGGCGATGCATACCTGGCGCGCCGGGAGTACAAGGAAGCTTTGAAGACCTACAAGCGCGCACTCGAGATCGATCCGGACCGCAAAGAACTATCCGACAAGATCCGCAGGATCAAAGGGGAGCATGGTGAGCGATGAACTGGTGTCGCAGATTCAAGCCGTTCCTGCTGATCTGCGCCCTGATCATCGCGGGGTGTTCCCAGACCGGTGCTCCGAAAAATCCGGTACGTACCGGGGACGACCGGCCGGCATACGGTGATGCCATTGTTGAAGGGACCATTGGCGAGGCCTCAACGCTGATTCCGGTCCTTGCCACGGATTCGGCCTCCCATGCGGTGGCCGGACAGATCTACAACGGGCTGATCAAGTACGACAAGGATCTCAACATCGTCCCTGACCTGGCCGACAGCTTCGATATCGCGCCCGATGGCCTGGTCATCACCTTTCATCTCCGCAAGGGGGTGAAGTGGCACGATGGAGCGCCTTTCACCTCCCGCGATGTTCTCTATACCTATCGGGTGGTCATTGATCCCAAGACTCCCACCGCCTATGCCGAGGACTTCAAGCAGATCAAGCATGTTTCCGCACTGGATGACTACACGGTGCAGGTGACATATGCCGCTCCATTCGCGCCGGCGCTGGCTTCATGGGGTATGAACATCCTGCCGGCCCATCTGCTGGAGGGGCAGGATATCACCAAGAGCCCGCTGGCCCGCAAGCCGATCGGCACCGGTCCCTACCGTTTCAGGGAATGGATCGCCGGCCAGAAGATCGTGCTGGAATCGAATCACGAGTATTTTGAAGGCCGGCCCTATATCGACCGCTATATCTATCGCATCATTCCCGATTCCTCGACCATGTACATGGAGCTTAAGGGGGGTGCCATCGATCTGATGGGGCTGACCCCGGTACAGTATGCCCGCCAGACCAATACTCCGCAGTTCACCTCCCGTTTCAACAAATTCCGTTACCCCTCTCCCGGCTATGTCTATATGGGCTATAATCTGCGCCATCCCCTGTTTGGTGACAAGCGGATCCGCCAGGCGCTGACAGCCGCCATCGACAAGGAGGAACTGATTCATGGCGTGCTGTTCGGAATGGGGCAGAAAGCCCACGGCCCCATAGTGCCGGGGCGTTGGGCGTATAACCCGAAGGTGAAGGATAT belongs to Geobacter sp. SVR and includes:
- a CDS encoding tetratricopeptide repeat protein; this encodes MPFLLIILLCTLSISSCATAGSPVSTQTVSSPAVQDDHARALYLYSRARLATHESDYPTALTLLREAMELEPSSAFLQTAMGEIKLKIGQAQEALEYFNKAIQLDPEAREPYLMAGVLMASAGRDQEAVELLRKAVKLDPTKEDAYLQLVISLTRLFEYEEAVNTLKSLVKLKPDSVLAYYYLGRTYSQMKLYREAIGFYKKTLEIRPDFSQAAIDMAASYEALGDYPQAIEVYRSILDEDENRAVVLQRLIQLLIQQRRFDEALEYLEVAAQSGLGGQETLRKIGLIHIELEQYDQAIAVFTDLLQKDPAAHPIRLYLGIAYEEKGDLDRAYAEFEKIPQGSPAYLEAIGHIAFILQEKGETASAEKILKDAIAVDPRSIELYLYLASLYETVGKPEAALDLLKKENTRFADDPRLHFRLGVLMDKLGHKQESMAEMKQVLKLNPKDAQALNFLGYSYAELGENLDEALEYLKQAVEIRPNDGFILDSLGWVYFKMKNFDQAVRYLEEASRLADDDSTILEHLGDAYLARREYKEALKTYKRALEIDPDRKELSDKIRRIKGEHGER
- a CDS encoding peptide-binding protein — encoded protein: MNWCRRFKPFLLICALIIAGCSQTGAPKNPVRTGDDRPAYGDAIVEGTIGEASTLIPVLATDSASHAVAGQIYNGLIKYDKDLNIVPDLADSFDIAPDGLVITFHLRKGVKWHDGAPFTSRDVLYTYRVVIDPKTPTAYAEDFKQIKHVSALDDYTVQVTYAAPFAPALASWGMNILPAHLLEGQDITKSPLARKPIGTGPYRFREWIAGQKIVLESNHEYFEGRPYIDRYIYRIIPDSSTMYMELKGGAIDLMGLTPVQYARQTNTPQFTSRFNKFRYPSPGYVYMGYNLRHPLFGDKRIRQALTAAIDKEELIHGVLFGMGQKAHGPIVPGRWAYNPKVKDIAYDPAHAVDLLAQAGWKQKNADGILLKDGKPFSFTILTNQGNQQRLLTAQIVQQRLRSVGIDVKIRVVEWATFLKEFVDKGNFEVVMLGWNTSQDPDMYDIWHSSKTNPHEFNFIGFKNAEVDRLLVEGRSTFDIEKRKRAYFRIQEILADEQPYTFLYVPDALPVVNSRIRGIEPAPAGIGHNQIKWYVPKAEQIY